A portion of the Ricinus communis isolate WT05 ecotype wild-type chromosome 10, ASM1957865v1, whole genome shotgun sequence genome contains these proteins:
- the LOC8288445 gene encoding uncharacterized protein LOC8288445 → MAILASTGPTQKGIVITVPVLVLSVSVAAIMLFFLLSSLSSCDCSVSSSSSSSPSFGGAEFGEVVKERVSASKEDIEWVKDQIRGNGLHMQDNVLRKGINPRTRAQQLQDLIQFKGISHYEEAESNNHTALPCPGELLVEEHHSNYGEPWAGGRDVFEFLAESAHLSPISQVLEIGCGTLRVGLHFIRYLSPGHYHCLERDELSLMAALRYELPSQGLLHKRPLIVRGKIWISRFGSGVVYDLIYASAVFLHMPDKLVWVGLERLASKLKPYDGRIFVSHNIKFCSRLGGEECTKRLTNLGLEYLGKHTHDSLLFNHYEIWFEFKRFKA, encoded by the exons ATGGCTATCTTAGCATCAACAGGACCGACACAAAAAGGGATAGTGATAACAGTACCAGTTCTAGTGCTATCAGTATCTGTAGCAGCTATTATGTTGTTCTTCCTCCTGTCTTCTTTATCTTCTTGTGATTGTTcggtttcttcttcttcttcttcttctccttcttttgGTGGCGCTGAGTTTGGAGAGGTTGTTAAGGAGAGAGTATCAGCGTCAAAAGAGGATATTGAATGGGTTAAAGACCAGATCCGTGGTAATGGATTGCATATGCAAGATAATGTTCTTCGTAAAGGGATTAACCCTCGCACTAGGGCTCAGCAATTACAAGATCTTATTCA GTTTAAGGGTATCTCACATTATGAAGAGGCAGAATCCAATAATCATACTGCACTTCCTTGCCCTGGTGAGCTCCTCGTAGAAGAGCATCATAGTAACTATGGGGAGCCGTGGGCAGGTGGGCGAGATGTGTTTGAGTTCCTAGCTGAGTCTGCTCACTTATCGCCCATCTCACAAGTGCTTGAGATTGGATGTGGCACACTTCGTGTTGGTTTGCATTTTATTCGGTATCTTAGTCCTGGTCACTACCATTGTCTTGAAAGAGATGAGCTCTCTCTAATGGCTGCACTTAGATATGAGCTTCCTTCTCAGGGTCTTCTGCACAAACGACCACTGATTGTACGAGGGAAGATATGGATTTCTAGGTTTGGTTCAGGGGTTGTATATGATTTGATATATGCTAGTGCTGTGTTTCTTCACATGCCTGATAAGCTTGTCTGGGTTGGACTAGAAAGGCTAGCAAGTAAATTGAAACCTTATGACGGACGAATCTTTGTATCACATAATATAAAGTTCTGTTCAAGACTGGGAGGTGAGGAATGTACTAAGAGGCTAACAAATTTGGGGCTTGAGTATTTGGGAAAGCATACCCATGATAGCTTGCTTTTTAATCATTATGAAATTTGGTTCGAGTTTAAAAGGTTCAAAGCTTAA
- the LOC125368652 gene encoding kinesin-like protein KIN-14U has protein sequence MFISTENEVQISFSLDNVNESLKSFPMRSNLDCVDRMVMESELLNLQPPPTIYTDVNIVPEQEKNSLMQSISNLEGEIAQLKQKERSLTKKRKEALNKILDIKGCIRVFCRIRPFLLTEWRRIHEPVLIESEKVVIKYLGSMKAFRFDKVFNQAATQEDVFTDVEPILRSALDGYNVCIFAYGQTGTGKTFTMDGTNDQPGIIPRALEELYHQASLDTSYSVTFSMSMLEVYMGNLRDLLAPKVAYKSYEAAARCNLNIQTDPKGLVEIEGLTEVKIPDLAKAKWWYSKGRRARSTSWTNVNETSSRSHCLMRINISRHGDDLKAKAKVSKLWMVDLGGSERLLKTGATGQTLDEGRAINLSLSALGDVIAALRKKRGHVPYRNSKLTQILKDSLGDSSKVIMLVHVSPCVEDVGETICSLSFANRARAIETNGELPADLIKQRRKRISELEEDMREAEEGCQKIRNQIQTAKFLLIENKKLLVTTYQLPDKEESPRSLAEDHLQVTETPSITETRTKRSLITSLPRFMTSTVASRQRQSVAEKEIVRKAGSFRSGSRSSVQFLASQSLSYSDLRLKTLLRDSKKKSRYAEAKTIATQSLKCNDTDLRTATLPRSKMVTSSDPNLRITLCRHRRRMSDLI, from the exons ATGTTCATTTCCACTGAAAATGAAGTGCAGATCTCATTTTCTCTAGACAATGTAAATGAGTCCTTGAAATCATTCCCTATGAGATCAAACCTGGATTGCGTTGATAGGATGGTAATGGAATCTGAATTGTTGAATTTACAGCCACCACCCACCATTTACACTGATGTAAATATAGTTCCTGAGCAAGAAAAGAATTCGCTTATGCAATCCATATCAAATCTAGAAG GAGAAATTGCTCAGTTGAAACAGAAGGAGAGGTCATTGACCAAGAAGCGTAAAGAAGCATTGAATAAGATATTAGATATTAAAG GCTGTATTAGAGTATTTTGCCGAATTAGACCATTTCTACTGACAGAGTGGAGAAGAATTCATGAACCCGTGTTAATTGAGTCAGAAAAGGTTGTAATCAAATATTTAGGAAGTATGAAAGCATTCAGatttgataaagttttcaatCAAGCAGCTACTCAAG AGGATGTTTTTACTGATGTTGAGCCAATCCTTAGATCTGCACTTGATGGGTACAATGTATGTATATTCGCTTATGGTCAAACTGGCACTGGCAAGACATTTACAATG GATGGCACAAATGACCAGCCGGGGATCATCCCTAGGGCTCTTGAAGAGCTTTATCATCAAGCTTCTTTGGACACCTCTTATTCTGTAACATTTTCCATGAGCATGTTGGAAGTTTACATGGGAAATCTGAGAGATCTACTAGCTCCAAAAGTTGCATATAAATCGTATGAGGCAGCAGCAAGATG CAATCTTAACATACAAACAGATCCGAAGGGATTGGTGGAAATTGAGGGATTAACAGAGGTCAAAATTCCAGATTTAGCAAAAGCAAAATGGTGGTACAGCAAGGGTCGACGAGCTAGATCAACTTCATGGACTAATGTGAATGAGACATCAAGCAGGTCGCACTG CTTAATGAGGATCAACATTTCTCGACATGGAGATGATTTGAAAGCTAAAGCCAAAGTAAGCAAACTGTGGATGGTGGATCTTGGAGGTAGTGAACGCTTGTTAAAAACAGGGGCTACAGGGCAGACACTTGATGAAGGAAGGGCCATAAATCTCTCCCTTTCTGCTTTAGGAGATGTTATTGCTGCTCTCAGAAAGAAGAGAGGTCATGTGCCTTACAG AAATAGCAAGCTAACTCAAATCCTGAAAGATTCCTTAG GTGACAGTTCAAAGGTTATAATGCTTGTGCATGTAAGCCCTTGTGTGGAAGACGTTGGAGAGACAATTTGTTCTTTAAGCTTTGCAAATAGAGCAAGAGCAATTGAAACCAATGGAGAACTGCCAGCG gacctaatcaagcaaaggcGGAAAAGAATCTCAGAGCTTGAAGAAGACATGAGAGAAGCTGAAGAAGGATGCCAGAAGATCAGGAATCAAATACAAACGGCAAAGTTCcttttaattgaaaacaagaaACTTCTTGTAACCACATACCAACTCCCTGACAAAGAAGAGTCACCTAGAAGTCTTGCAGAAGATCATTTGCAAGTCACTGAAACTCCTTCAATTACTGAAACCAGAACTAAGAGAAGCTTGATTACTTCTCTCCCAAGATTCATGACTTCTACCGTAGCTAGTCGTCAAAGGCAAAGTGTTGCCGAGAAGGAGATTGTCAGAAAAGCAGGAAGTTTCAGGTCAGGTTCAAGAAGTTCAGTCCAGTTCTTGGCTTCTCAGTCCCTCAGTTATTCAGATTTGCGTCTCAAAACACTTCTACgggattcaaaaaaaaaatcacggTATGCTGAGGCAAAAACTATTGCCACCCAAAGTCTCAAATGCAATGACACAGATTTGAGGACAGCGACATTGCCTCGGAGCAAGATGGTTACTTCATCAGATCCAAACTTGAGAATTACACTTTGTCGCCATAGAAGACGAATGTCTGATCTAATCTAA